The following are encoded together in the Fusarium keratoplasticum isolate Fu6.1 chromosome 1, whole genome shotgun sequence genome:
- a CDS encoding E3 ubiquitin-protein ligase PEP5, whose protein sequence is MAISWKSFDFFDVTQINLADDETRQLFEGNEIASVCAGSDSLFIGSFDGYVSIIGKAWKIIKRFQAYEAGSITHMRQVEGTSLLLTVAEDMSSEPVLKVWALDKLVKKTNMPTCLSTVSINNNRRQFPISAFAATDDLTQIAVGFTNGSVTVIRGELIHDLGTKQRIVFESEEPVTGVQLTTDMKLKLTNLFVSTTSRILKLGLSKKGQGLPPKTVEDTGCAVGCMTQDPNTDGVVVARDDAIYTYTLEGRGPPRAYESPKSKIDIYHEYVALACPPASHSGKDSEAMRRRFGSSTANSLFNASSFVMLDMDLRVIGHTETLMSPVGFFVDIWGDFFTIAQDGKIYRYHEKSLQQRLEMLYQRNMFPLAIELAQKSGLDAEQQSLIYRRFGDHLYQKADYDGAMVQYIRAIDTTEPSQVIRKFLDTQRIHNLIQYLEQLHEHRKATADHTTLLLNCYAKLKDINKLEKFIKSPGDLKFDLDTAIAMCRQGGYYEQAAYLAKQHGETDLVVDILIEDSKNYSEALDFIWRQDPDIAYPCLQKYARVLIENCPQDATKLFVDYYTGNYRPRRTVVVQNATDTPTSGGFAAGAASAVQNLSSLLPLPYMNTSTIASPGTPGNTKAVVSDSHLLVDDDAPAPKYTPPPPRTAFSSFIDHPDEFIVFLKACLEEEDLESSDRTDLYTTLFEMYLYKAGEKKGQHHKEEWEAKAKKLIEGEHVPMESSNVLLLSHLADFRDGTVLVKEQAGLLFDIFRSYTSAKDTRGAIKALRKYGPEEPQLYPAALAYLTSDPRVLEEAGPDELSHILTKIDKDGLMAPLQVIQTLVGQSSGGGVATMGMIKPYLHETITRERKEIASNRHRINTLRGDTEKRREELADLGSKPAVFQATWCSDCSQRLDLPAVHFLCKHSFHQRCVRNSGKDGEAECPKCAGENDMIRKMREGQRERANKHELFKGDLENSDDRFSTVAEWFSRGVMDGQSAE, encoded by the exons ATGGCCATCTCG TGGAAGTCGTTTGACTTCTTCGATGTCACCCAAATCAACCTCGCCGACGATGAAACCCGACAGCTCTTCGAAGGCAACGAGATCGCGAGCGTGTGCGCAGGCTCCGACAGCCTGTTTATCGGATCTTTTGATGGATATGTGAGCATCATCGGCAAGGCATGGAAGATCATAAAGCGCTTCCAGGCCTACGAGGCGGGGAGCATCACGCATATGCGCCAGGTTGAGGGAACAAGTCTGTTGTTGACGGTTGCG GAGGACATGAGCAGCGAGCCTGTGTTGAAGGTGTGGGCGCTTGacaagctggtcaagaagaccaatATGCCCACATGCTTGAGTACCGTGTCTATTAACAACAACCGCCGGCAATTTCCC ATTTCCGCATTCGCGGCTACCGACGACCTCACCCAGATCGCCGTAGGATTCACGAATGGCTCCGTCACGGTCATCAGAGGCGAACTCATCCACGATCTCGGAACGAAACAACGCATAGTCTTCGAGTCCGAGGAGCCGGTCACCGGTGTACAGCTTACGACCGACATGAAACTCAAACTCACAAACCTTTTCGTCTCGACGACTTCCAGGATACTGAAGCTGGGCCTGTCTAAGAAGGGCCAGGGACTCCCCCCTAAAACCGTCGAGGATACCGGATGCGCAGTTGGCTGTATGACGCAAGATCCGAATACAGACGGCGTCGTGGTTGCACGGGACGATGCCATATACACCTACACATTGGAAGGCCGTGGACCACCCAGGGCGTACGAGTCGCCAAAGAGCAAGATCGACATCTATCACGAGTATGTGGCACTCGCTTGTCCGCCAGCAAGCCACAGCGGCAAAGACTCCGAGGCTATGAGACGGCGCTTTGGAAGCAGCACGGCTAATTCCCTCTTCAATGCATCGTCTTTTGTGATGTTGGATATGGACCTTCGAGTGATTGGCCACACCGAGACGTTGATGTCGCCCGTGGGGTTCTTTGTCGACATCTGGGGAGACTTTTTCACCATTGCGCAAGATGGCAAG ATCTACCGATACCACGAAAAGAGCCTACAGCAAAGGCTGGAGATGCTGTATCAGAGGAACATGTTCCCATTGGCTATCGAGCTGGCACAAAAGTCCGGGTTGGATGCTGAGCAACAAAGTCTCATCTACCGCCGATTTGGCGATCATCTTTACCAAAAAGCCGACTATGATGGTGCCATGGTTCAGTACATTCGAGCAATCGACACAACTGAGCCATCGCAAGTCATTCGCAAG TTCCTCGACACGCAACGCATTCACAATCTCATCCAGTACTTGGAGCAACTCCATGAGCACAGAAAGGCCACGGCTGACCAcaccaccctcctcctcaactgctatgccaagctcaaggatatCAACAAGCTGGAAAAGTTCATCAAGTCTCCGGGTGACCTCAAGTTTGATCTTGATACCGCAATCGCCATGTGCCGGCAAGGCGGTTATTATGAACAGGCGGCATATCTTGCCAAGCAGCATGGCGAGACCGATCTTGTGGTTGATATCCTGATTGAGGACTCCAAGAACTACTCAGAAGCGCTTGACTTTATCTGGCGCCAGGACCCAGATATA GCCTACCCTTGTCTTCAAAAGTATGCACGAGTCCTCATCGAGAACTGCCCTCAAGATGCCACGAAACTCTTTGTGGATTACTACACAGGCAACTACCGGCCCAGGCGTACAGTGGTGGTGCAAAATGCGACCGATACGCCTACTAGCGGAGGCTTTGCAGCTGGTGCTGCCAGTGCGGTCCAGAACCTGTCCAGCCTTCTTCCCCTACCATACATGAACACTTCAACGATCGCATCTCCAGGGACACCCGGAAACACAAAGGCTGTCGTGAGCGACAGCCACCTCCTTGTGGATGACGACGCCCCTGCACCAAAGTATacccctcctcctccacgaaCCGCTTTCTCATCTTTCATCGACCATCCCGATGAGTTTATTGTCTTTCTCAAGGCATGcttggaggaagaagacctCGAATCCAGTGACCGAACCGACCTATATACTACCCTTTTCGAAATGTATTTGTACAAGGcgggagagaagaagggccaGCATCACAAGGAAGAGTGggaggcaaaggcaaagaagcttATTGAGGGTGAACACGTCCCCATGGAGAGCTCAAACGTTTTGCTTCTGTCGCATCTTGCGGATTTCAGGGATGGAACAGTGCTTGTGAAGGAGCAGGCGGGTCTTCTCTTTGACATCTTCAGGTCTTACACATCGGCCAAGGATACTCGAGGAGCGATCAAGGCCTTGAGGAAGTACGGTCCTGAAGAGCCGCAGCTTTACCCAGCTGCGTTGGCATATCTCACTTCCGACCCGCgggtgttggaggaggccgGGCCGGATGAGCTATCTCATATCTTGACGAAGATTGACAAGGACGGACTGATGGCGCCTCTACAGGTGATCCAGACGCTTGTGGGACAATCTTCAGGCGGTGGTGTAGCTACCATGGGTATGATCAAGCCCTACCTTCATGAGACAATTACGAGGGAGCGCAAGGAGATTGCTTCGAACCGACACCGGATCAACACACTTCGAGGGGACACGGAGAAGCGTCGCGAGGAGCTGGCCGACCTCGGATCCAAACCAGCCGTATTCCAGGCGACATGGTGCTCAGACTGCAGCCAGAGACTGGACCTCCCCGCTGTCCACTTCCTATGCAAGCACAGCTTCCACCAGCGATGCGTACGAAACAGCGGCAAGGACGGCGAAGCCGAGTGTCCCAAGTGCGCAGGAGAGAACGACATGATCCGCAAGATGCGCGAGGGCCAGAGGGAGAGGGCAAACAAGCATGAGCTGTTCAAGGGCGATCTGGAGAACAGCGATGACAGGTTCAGCACGGTGGCGGAGTGGTTCTCGAGAggtgtgatggatgggcaGAGTGCTGAATGA
- a CDS encoding Nicotinamide-nucleotide adenylyltransferase translates to MPLPHPNSLVPTFSRALTSFQSSPDALRILCTLPHVSNTPAPRRPSHPVRDLIILDSSFNPPTLAHAGMARSALQAHGSSRLMLLLSVNNADKAPKPASFPIRLGMMEALGRELVSEVEGLEVDVAVTTMPFFHDKARAIVQSGFYGEATQTFLAGFDTLVRIFNPKYYGEGGMRLALGPFFDAAKVRVTTRPDDTWGGVEEQRAWLTGAKLGEAGGDDAWVGRVEIVEGDEGGEGVSSSRVREVVKSGDVEELDELVSGEIKGWIEKEGLYREVKDASL, encoded by the coding sequence ATGCCTCTTCCACATCCCAATTCCCTCGTCCCCACCTTCTCCCGGGCTCTCACGTCCTTCCAATCCTCCCCAGACGCCCTCCGTATCCTCTGCACCCTGCCCCACGTGTCCAACACCCCCGCGCCGCGCCGGCCGTCCCACCCCGTCCGggacctcatcatcctcgactcGAGCTTCAACCCGCCCACGCTGGCGCACGCTGGCATGGCGCGGTCTGCGCTACAGGCCCACGGGAGCAGCAGGCTCATGCTTTTGCTGTCTGTTAACAATGCGGATAAGGCGCCCAAGCCGGCAAGTTTTCCGATCAGGttgggcatgatggaggcTCTGGGGAGGGAGTTGGTGAGTGAGGTTGAGGGGTTGGAGGTTGACGTTGCTGTCACTACGATGCCATTTTTCCACGACAAGGCGAGGGCGATTGTTCAGTCGGGGTTCTATGGGGAGGCGACGCAGACGTTCCTGGCTGGGTTCGACACGCTGGTGCGCATCTTTAACCCAAAGTACTACGGCGAAGGAGGAATGCGACTCGCGCTGGGGCCGTTTTTTGATGCTGCGAAAGTGAGGGTGACCACGAGGCCGGATGATACGTGGGGAGGTGTCGAGGAGCAGAGGGCTTGGCTGACTGGTGCGAAGCTGGGAGAGGCTGGGGGAGATGATGCGTGGGTTGGGAGGGTTGAGATTGTGGAGGGTGATGAGGGTGGTGAAGGTGTGAGTAGCTCAAGGGTGAGGGAGGTTGTGAAgagtggtgatgttgaagagtTGGATGAGTTGGTTAGTGGGGAGATTAAAGGGTGgattgagaaggagggaTTATATCGTGAGGTCAAGGATGCTAGTTTGTGA
- a CDS encoding F-box domain-containing protein: MSTSQGLNVGEAKPEGEVTASPQPGDAEAPVASFEEFSVSNGSPNANLARLPDEIVLFIIKHLRRASLKSLALTCANLRRIVLPDFYRSGKYKTFRLALRSGDLEMVKQCAEYGAAPVNGVWKVGFREDDRVKECECSTLFSHLVHRPIHFLTLGLDNDETTADQCLEVLQWLVDNDSDITAGSIDDRGWNTIEAKAQIEFVRRMKHMPCSFFHIFKMSTDREKLDGVAKIVCHLSSEGFNFPRLVRGVGSTLRSKEEYTEFTPLSYDSPFLVTMLMRSACPPSLLEAVLKQLKRQGVKLTCPRDSCPPQFKYGEPVDDHDGDFDPAPTILTQMWELVGELYNDLFDPQRWKPLYIGETSGGLDIGSDAKACWYELSMTFESFFDDDQLLDSQYRHPEDRMHRFALWVSWDPQKLWAQSLKKAPCGKLFKNRHRIDGPVNVMSDWPQEWRWADAGWLIDRDPDWCKIPLKEW; encoded by the exons atgtctACCTCTCAGGGATTGAATGTCGGTGAGGCAAAGCCTGAAGGAGAGGTCACCGCCTCGCCCCAGCCAGGAGATGCTGAAGCCCCAGTTGCTTCGTTCGAGGAGTTTTCGGTCTCGAATGGATCTCCCAACGCCAATCTCGCCAGGCTACCTGACGAAATTGTTCTCTTCATCATAAAGCACTTGCGCAGGGCGAGCTTGAAGAGCCTGGCCCTGACGTGTGCTAACCTACGCCGTATCGTGCTTCCTGATTTCTACCGTAGTGGGAAGTACAAGACTTTTCGtttggccttgaggtcggGAGATCTAGAGATGGTAAAACAGTGCGCTGAGTATGGCGCTGCCCCTGTTAACGGAGTCTGGAAGGTCGGGTTCCGAGAGGACGATCGTGTCAAGGAGTGTGAGTGCAGCACCTTGTTCTCGCATCTTGTCCACCGCCCGATCCATTTTCTGACTCTAGGCCTGGACAATGACGAAACAACGGCAGATCAGTGCTTGGAGGTACTTCAATGGCTCGTCGACAACGACTCCGATATCACCGCTGGGTCCATTGATGACCGGGGCTGGAACACCATAGAGGCCAAAGCCCAGATCGAGTTCGTCAGGAGAATGAAGCACATGCCgtgctccttcttccacatcTTCAAGATGTCTACAGATAGGGAAAAGCTCGACGGTGTTGCCAAGATTGTATGTCACCTATCATCTGAGGGCTTCAACTTCCCGCGGTTGGTACGGGGCGTAGGGTCGACCCTCAGAAGTAAGGAGGAGTACACTGAGTTTACTCCTCTTAGCTACGACTCGCCTTTTCTCGTCACGATGCTGATGAGATCGGCCTGTCCGCCCTCACTACTCGAGGCTGTCCTGAAGCAGCTTAAGCGTCAAGGCGTCAAACTGACTTGCCCTCGTGACAGTTGTCCACCCCAATTCAAGTACGGTGAGCCCGTAGATGACCACGACGGGGACTTTGACCCGGCGCCGACCATTCTAACTCAGATGTGGGAGTTGGTGGGCGAGCTGTACAATGACCTCTTTGATCCGCAGAGGTGGAAGCCGCTTTACATCGGCGAG ACCTCAGGCGGCTTAGACATCGGGAGTGACGCCAAGGCCTGCTGGTACGAGCTCTCCATGACCTTTGAAAgcttctttgacgacgatCAGCTCCTAGACTCTCAGTACCGACACCCAGAGGACAGGATGCACAGGTTCGCCCTCTGGGTCAGCTGGGATCCGCAGAAGCTCTGGGCCCAGAGCCTCAAGAAGGCTCCGTGCGGGAAACTTTTCAAGAACCGGCACCGTATCGATGGGCCGGTGAATGTCATGAGTGATTGGCCGCAGGAGTGGCGCTGGGCAGACGCCGGTTGGCTAATTGACAGAGATCCCGACTGGTGTAAGATCCCTTTGAAGGAGTGGTAA
- a CDS encoding Amb-all domain-containing protein codes for MPSLFKTLLAVTALVPAAFGALPTKPEGFASGTTGGGSASAVYPKSASELVSYLGDSQARVIYLDRTIDFTGTEGTATETGCAPWGTGSQCQLSINQHGWCDNYQPNAKKVTVKYDKAGILGIKVGSNKSLIGVGSKGVIKGKGLRIVGAKNVIIQNVHVTNLNPSLVWGGDAITVDDADLIWIDHVTTSLVGRQHIVLGNKACNRVTISNSKIDGTSSWSASCNTYHYWGIYFAGANDMITFKNNYIYHSSGRAPKVAGNTLLHAVNNYFYDVPDHAFEIDSGSVLAEGNIFQNVKNPVVAGYKGKLFGSTTTSSNTACAASLGRNCELNGFGSSGALGGTDTSFLGNFKGKTIAKASSFNDAKNVVNTAGFGKA; via the coding sequence ATGCCCTCCCTCTTCAagaccctcctcgccgtcacGGCTCTCGTCCCCGCCGCCTTTGGTGCCCTCCCCACCAAGCCCGAGGGTTTCGCCTCGGGCACCACTGGCGGTGGTTCTGCTTCTGCCGTCTACCCCAAGAGCGCCTCGGAGCTGGTCTCTTATCTTGGCGACTCTCAGGCGCGCGTCATCTACCTCGACCGCACCATCGACTTCACCGGCACCGAGGGTACCGCCACCGAGACGGGATGCGCCCCCTGGGGAACTGGCTCTCAGTGCCAGCTGTCCATCAACCAGCACGGCTGGTGCGACAACTACCAGCCCAACGCCAAGAAGGTCACCGTCAAGTACGACAAGGCCGGTATCCTGGGCATCAAGGTCGGCTCTAACAAGAGTCTGATCGGTGTTGGAAGCAAGGGcgtcatcaagggcaagggtcTGCGCATCGTGGGAGCCAAGAACGTCATCATCCAGAACGTCCACGTTACCAACCTCAACCCCAGCCTCGTCTGGGGCGGTGATGCCATCACCGTCGACGACGCCGACCTGATCTGGATCGACCACGTCACCACCTCGCTCGTCGGCCGCCAGCACATTGTCCTCGGCAACAAGGCCTGCAACCGtgtcaccatctccaactccaagatcGACGGCACCAGCTCCTGGTCCGCCAGCTGCAACACCTACCACTACTGGGGCATCTACTTTGCCGGTGCCAACGACATGATCACCTTCAAGAACAACTACATCTACCACAGCTCCGGCCGTGCCCCCAAGGTCGCTGGcaacaccctcctccacgccGTCAACAACTACTTCTACGACGTCCCCGACCACGCTTTCGAGATCGACTCCGGCAGCGTCCTCGCTGAGGGTAACATCTTCCAGAACGTCAAGAACCCCGTCGTTGCCGGCTACAAGGGCAAGCTCTTcggcagcaccaccaccagctccaACACCGCTTGCGCCGCCAGCCTCGGCCGCAACTGCGAGCTCAACGGCTTCGGCAGCTCCGGTGCTCTTGGTGGCACTGACACCAGCTTCCTCGGCAActtcaagggcaagaccaTTGCCAAGGCTTCCAGCTTTAACGATGCCAAGAACGTCGTCAACACCGCTGGCTTCGGCAAGGCTTAA
- a CDS encoding 26S proteasome regulatory complex, ATPase RPT6, with product MALDAYYHNKIEAMKLEILKGQAALRRLEAQRNDYNSRVRLLREELGLLQQPGSYVGEVVKVMSTKKVLVKVHPEGKYVVDVSDSVDIGKLTPGKRVTLLSDSYKLEKMLPSSVDPLVSLMMVEKVPDSTYDMIGGLDQQIKEIKEVIELGLKHPELFESLGIAQPKGVLLYGPPGTGKTLLARAVAHHTACKFIRVSGSELVQKYIGEGSRMVRELFVMAREHAPSIIFMDEIDSIGSSRVEGSSGGDSEVQRTMLELLNQLDGFEPTKNIKVIMATNRLDILDPALLRPGRIDRKIEFPPPSVEARADILRIHSRKMNLTRGINLTKIAEKMNGCSGAELKGVCTEAGMYALRERRVHVTQEDFELATAKILNKHDDKEVSLGKLWK from the exons ATGGCGCTGGACGCGTACTATCACAACAAGATCGAGGCTATGAagctcgagatcctcaagggtCAAGCTGCACTTCGTCGCCTCGAGGCCCAGAGAAACGACTACAACTCCCGCGTACGATTGTTGAGAGAAGAGCTGGGTCTGCTGCAACAGCCCGGATCATATGtcggcgaggttgtcaaggtgaTGAGTACTAAGAAGGTTCTCGTCAAGGTGCACCCAGAGGGCAAATATG TCGTCGATGTATCGGATAGCGTCGATATCGGAAAGCTCACACCCGGAAAACGAGTCACTCTTTTGTCTGACAGCTACAAACTCGAGAAGATGCTTCCATCTTCGGTCGACCCTCTCGTCTCCCTCATGATGGTGGAGAAGGTTCCAGACAGCACATACGACATGATTGGTGGTCTGGACCAacagatcaaggagatcaaggaagTTATCGAGCTTGGTCTCAAGCACCCCGAGCTTTTCGAGTCGCTCGGTATTGCACAGCCCAAGGGAGTTCTGCTCTACGGTCCTCCCGGTACCGGAAAGACACTGCTGGCACGAGCCGTCGCCCACCACACTGCCTGCAAGTTTATTCGAGTGTCAGGTTCCGAGCTGGTACAAAAGTACATTGGAGAGGGTAGCCGAATGGTGCGAGAACTCTTCGTCATGGCCCGAGAGCATgccccctccatcatcttcatggatgagattgacAGCATTGGTTCTTCGCGAGTAGAGGGCTCTTCTGGAGGTGACTCAGAAGTGCAGCGAACCATGCTTGAGCTGCTGAACCAGCTCGACGGCTTCGAGCCCACTAAGAacatcaaggtcatcatggccaccaaCCGACTCGACATTCTCGACCCCGCCCTCCTTCGACCAGGACGTATCGACCGCAAGATCGAGTTCCCCCCGCCTAGCGTTGAGGCTCGTGCCGACATTCTCCGAATCCACAGCCGCAAGATGAACCTGACCCGTGGTATCAACCTCACCAAGATTGCTGAGAAGATGAACGGTTGCTCTGGTGCTGAGCTCAAGGGTGTGTGTACGGAGGCTGGTATGTACGCTCTCCGTGAGAGGAGAGTCCACGTCACGCAGGAGGACTTTGAGCTTGCCACAGCAAAGATCCTCAACAAGCacgacgacaaggaggtGTCGCTGGGCAAGCTCTGGAAGTAA